The DNA region TCTGGCTTATTTAAATAATTTAATGATACGCCATGTGTTAAATATAACACTGGTTGCGATGGAAATATTTCTAAACCTTCTTGGCTTCGTTCTTTAGCTTGTTCAAATTGTTTTAAATCTATGTGTAATAATATTATGTTTCTTAAAATACCATAGTTTTCTTCTTCTATTTGTAATGCTTTTTCGTAAAACGAAATTGCTTTTTGTTTATCGCCTTTTACCAGGTAATATTGTGCTAATTCTACTAATGTTTTACCACTTGATTCTATTTTTGTTAACATACTTGTTATTTCTACCAAGTCTTTTTCGTATTGCTGATTTGCGCTTACAAATTTTACAAAATCTGCTAACACTTTTATCTTAGAATCTGGATTAATCTTAGAGCTTTGCAGTGCAATTTTCATAGACTGTATTGCATTATCATAACTACCTTCATCAAGGTAATATTTGTATAATGCTAAGTGAACTAATTCACTTTTTGGATGAATCTCTAATAGTTTTTTGGCAGTTTCAAAAGCTTTTTTCTTATCGTTGTTCTCGCTGTAACGATAGATTAATTTTAGATAATTTTCTTCAGATTCTGGATTTTTATCTACGCGTTCTTCTAGGTTTTCTATTTGTTCTTTTTTTCTTCCTGTCGCGTTGTAAATACGGTTACGTAGTAAATCTCTATCGTCTGTAATACCGTATTCTTCATCCAATTCGTCTAGAATTTTTAAAGCGTCTTTAAAATTTCCTGTTTGCACATAAATGTTTGCTAAATCCTCTTTATAATCTTGATGGTATTTTACTAATTGCCTAACTGTTTTTATTGCTTTATTGTACTCTTTTTGCTGTATGTATACATGGTACATTTCATCTAAAACCCATTCATTACCTGGTTGAATTTTTAAGGCTTCTTTTAAGGCTTCTTCTGCTGCTCCAAAGTTTTTTAATTGATTGTAATTTTTTCCTAATTGATAATGAATTACAATTTGCGAATTGTCTAACTCTAAACACTTTTGAAGGTTTTGTACAGCACGATCATAATTTTCTATACCGTATTGCTTCATTGCTTCGTAGAAATACTCTTGAAACTCATCTTCAAAGTTACCTAAATCGTCATCTGGTGCTTTATTAAAATCTATTTGGGCATAATTAATCTGCGGAATGCATAACATACCGAAAAATAAGTATAAGATGTAAAGCTTTATTTTCATCTAAATAACCTTTTTGCAAAGGTTTAAGTGATTGTTTTAGTTTAATTAGGACAATTATTATTCCAAAACAGAATAATCGCCAATACTAATTTTGGTAAACTTACCGTCGTACTTAACGTGGTTACCAATCATAGCTTCGTCTAAATTAGCATTTTTTATACTAGTATGGTTTTGTATTAAACTATTTTTAACGGTTGAATTTTCGATAACACAATTATTACCAATTGAAACAAAAGGTCCAACCGTTGTGTTTTTAAGCACTACATTTTCTCCAATATAACAAGGCTCTATAATTGTTGAATTTTCATTTTTAACAGAATCAGAAACAAGTTGCTCTTCTCCATCTGCTTGTAAAAAGCCTAACATACGTTGGTTTGTATCTAATGTAATGGTTTTGTTTCCGCAGTCCATCCACTCGCTAACTTCGCCTGTTTTAAAGACTTTTCCGTCTGCCATCATGCCTTTAATACCGTCGTTAATTTGATATTCGCCACCATTAATAATATTATTATCTAATACTTTTTGAAGTTGATCTTTTAACTGGCTTACTTCTTTAAAATAGTAAATACCTATAACTGCTAAATCGCTAACAAATTGTTGAGGCTTTTCTACAAGTTCAACAATTTCCTTTTTGTCGTTTAATTTAACAACACCGTAAGCTTCTGGTTGATCTACTTGCTTTACCCAAATTACTGAGTCTGCTTCTGGATCTAAATTGAAATCTGCACGAATTAAAGTATCTGCATAAGCAATTACTGCTGGTCCTGATAAACTATCTTTAGCACACATAATGGCGTGACCTGTTCCTAAAGGTTGATCTTGACGATAGATTGAGGATTTTGCACCTAAACTAGTTGCTAAATCTGTTAAACTGTCTACCACATCGTCTCCAAACCAAGCTGGATCACCTAAAACAAAAGCAACTTCGGTAATTGGCTGTTTTAAGACCTTTGCAATATCTTTTACTAATCTGTGTACAATTGATTGTCCTGCAACAGGAATTAGTGGTTTTGGAACTGTTAAACTATGTGGTCTTAGACGAGATCCTCTTCCCGCCATAGGTACTATTATTTTCATTTTTAAAGTTAATTTGTTTTTTGTCTAGTTGTTTATTTGATTTTCTAGAAATAGTGAGTCTTGTCCTTACTTTGTCCCTGTACTTCCAAAACCGCCTTCTCCACGAGATGTTTCAGAAAGAGTTTCTACTTCAATCCATTCGGCACGTTCGTGTTTTGCAATTACTAACTGTGCAATACGCTCGCCGTTTTCGATCGTAAAATCTTCGTTAGAAAGGTTAACAAGGATAACACCTATTTCTCCTCTATAATCTGCATCTACTGTTCCTGGCGCATTTAAGACAGTTATTCCTTTTTTTGCGGCTAAACCACTTCTTGGTCTTACTTGCGCTTCAAAACCTATTGGTAACTCTATAAATAAACCTGTTTTAACTATAGTACGATCTAAAGGTTTTAAGGTTATTGCCTCTTCTATATTTGCTCTTAAATCCATTCCAGCAGACGCTATAGTTTCATAATGCGGTAAAGCGTGATTGGATTTATTAATGATTTTTATTTGCATGAAATGTTATTTGAGTAGTTTTTTGATTTCATTTTTTTCAAGTTGAAAAACTATGCCTAAAAGTACAATTATTGCAGTAAAACCAATAAAATAATTACCTCTAAAATTATAAAAATAGATGAAAGAGAAACTAATCGACACCAATAAATAAATGACTATTTTCTTTAAATTGTAAGGAATTGGATAGTATTTTCTTCCATAAAAATAAGATAAAAACATCATCAAGCTATAAGCACAAAGCGTTGCAATTGCAGATCCTTTAAACCCTATTTTAGGTATTAAAATGTAATTAATTAACAATGTTATTACTGCACCAAAAACCGAAATAAAGGCTCCATATTTAGTCCTATCTGTAATTTTGTACCAAACAGATAGGTTATGATAAATACCAAGACAAAAGTTGGCTAATAGTATAAAAGGCACAATCCACATGGCGTCATAATAAGCTTCACTTCTAATAATTATAGGCTTTATTATATCTGCAAAAACAACTACTGTTACTAAAATTATTGCTCCAAATGCAATAAAAAACTCTAATATTTTGGCATAATTTTTTTGTGGATCTTTAGTTTTTGAATGGCTAAAAAAGTAAGGCTCTATGCCTAATCTAAAAGCTGTTGCAAAAAGCGTCATAAACAGCGCTAGTTTATAACATGCAGAATACATACCTATTTGGTCATCTGCTATATTTTCAGGCAATAATTCTTTTAAAAGAATTCGGTCAAAGGTTTCGTTTATAGAATACGCTACACCTGCAATAAGTACAGGTAAAGCGTAGTTCATCATTTTTTTCCAAAGTTTAATGTCTATTTTAAACTTCACTTTTCTATAAAATGGTAACAACCAAACCAACGTTAATGCGCTAGCAATGACGTTAGAAATGAAAATATAATTGATTTCGAATTTAGGCTTATAAATAGAATTGAAAATGGAGTTAATTTCGGCTAAATCTTTTAAATAAACTAATAAAAAGACATTAAGTCCTAAGTTTACAGCTACGTTTAAAATCTTAATTATAGCGTACTTCATAGGTTGACTTGTAGCTCTTAACCAAGCAAATGGTATAATTACTAATGCGTCTAAAAGCAATATTAGAAAGACTAAGTTTAAGTATTGTAAGTCAATTTCTATTATAGATGAAATTTGATTTCTGAAAAGAAAAGCAATACCTAAAACAGCGAAACTACTTACTGTTAAAGATGTTGCAGAGGTATTTAAAACACTTTTTTGATTTTCTTCTTTATTAAAAAATCTAAAAAACGCGGTTTCCATACCATAGGCTAAAACCACATTAAATAAAACGAAATAAGCAAAAATAAAGGATACTTCGCCATATTCAGCTCTTGATAACACTGAAGGATCTGTGTATAATGGCACAAGTATAAAACTTAACATTCTTGGTAAAACTGTTGCTAAACCATAGATAAATGTTTGCTTAAAAAGAGATTTAAATCCGCTCAAAAAGGTGTGTTTAATTTAATCTAAATGTATTGATTTTGTTAAAGTAAAAAAAAATTAATTGTTTGGCGGTCCATCTGGATAATAAACACCTTCTTTTTCTTTTATATTACTTACTTTATAATATTTTGTGGTTCCTTCTTCTGTATAACTTATTACACATTCTCTATTATTTAAATCAAAAGGAAAATAGCCATTTGTGGTTAATGCATTGCCTTCTTTATTAGATAACATCCTTGTTAGTCTTGAAAAATATTGTCCTTTTATGGGTTTTAATTTTCCCTTCATTTGTCTAAAATAAACACTGTCTAACGTGATTCCTTCATGATTTGGATATAGATTAGCAAAATATAAATTTACGCCAGAGCTACCTATTGCTACGCCTGTAGTCCAATGTTGTAAATAGGTTTGCGTTAATTGAATTGGTGCTTGCTTTTGTAATGTATACTTTGAGGATGTACAACTACAAATGCAAACAATTATCACTAAAAGTGTTATTTGAAATTTAAGGGCTTTCATTATGTAAGTAGGTTAAAAATTAATTCTGTTTTGGTGGCGCACTTGGAAAAAACTCCGCTTGTTTTTCTTTAATATGTTCAATTTTGTAATACTTCTTTATATCATTTTCAGTATAAATGATAACTGCTTCGTTTTCTTTTACATCAAAAAGACTATTTGCATCTATATTTAGTTGAAAATCTTCATTTTGATTCGCTTTAGTTAAAATACGTCCTATAAATAGATTTGGATTATTTGGTTTAGTGTTTAATTTAACAGTTTGTCCTCTAAAATATAAACTATCTATGGTTGTTGAATTTTCAATTTTAGAAAGTGAAATAAACACATTAATTCCTGATCCTCCATTTTTTACTCCAGCTATCCAATGTTGATAATATGGATTTTGTATCTCAAAACTAGCAGTTTTAGATAGTTTTTGTGCAGAAAAACATTGAAAAAACAGTATAGATAATACTGAAACTATTAAACCTTTAATAATATTTTGCATAACTGTTAATTTGTATAAATATAATCAAAACGTATTCCATAAAAAAAGCCCTATCAAATTTGATAAGGCTTTTATATGTTGTAAAACAAGCTATCGCTTAATTGTTTAGTGCTTCGCTTTTTGAAAACATTTAGCTTTCGCTTAATTGTTTAGTGCTTTGCTTTTTATAAACATTTAGCTTTCGCTTAATTGTTTAATGCTTCTGCACCACCAACAATTTCTAAGATTTCGTTAGTAATTGCTGCTTGACGTGCTTTGTTATAAGTTAATTTTAATTGATCTCTTAACTCAGTTGCGTTATCTGTTGCTTTATGCATTGCTGTCATACGCGCACCATGTTCGCTAGCAAAGCTATCTCTAACACCTTTGTAAAGTTGAGTCTTTAAAGATTTAGGGATTAACTCTTCTACGATTTCTGCTTTAGAAGGTTCAAATATGTAATCTAAATTAGCATTTTCTTCTCTTTGTACTGGTACAATTGGTAAGAACTGCTCTGTCATTACTATTTGTGTTGCAGCGTTTTTAAATTTGTTGTAAACGATTTCAATTTTATCAAATTGTCCTGTTACAAATTTATCCATTAAAGACTGCGCAATTAATGCTACGTTATCAAAAGTTAAATCATCAAACACATCACTTTGATTGTCTATAACTATACCTCTTTTACTAAAAGCATCGTTAACTTTTTTTCCGATAGCTAAAACAGAAACTTCTTTATTAGCGTAAACATGATCTACTAAATTATTAGTTTGCTTAATAATATTAGAGTTAAAAGCACCACATAATCCTCTGTTTGAGGAGATAGCAACTATTAATACTTTGTTTACTTCTCTTTGCTCTGCAAATTTGCTTCCTGTATCTGCATCTAAAGTAGCACTTAAACTTTGTAAAAGCTCTGTTAACTTATCGGCATAAGGACGCATTGCAGTAATAGCATCTTGAGCTTTCTTTAACTTTGCAGCAGATACCATTTTCATAGCACTTGTAATCTGCATCGTTGAAGATACTGAAGATATTCTATTACGTATTTCTTTTAAATTTGCCATATTTAGTAATTAGTATTGAGTATTCAGTAGTGAGACAATTTATAATCTCACTACTCAATACTAAAATCTATTATTATGCTTTGTATTTAGCAGATAATTCTTTAGCTACAGTAGTTAATGTATCTGTAACCTCATCTGTTAATTTTCCTGCTTTTAAAGTATCTAAAATACCTCTATGTTTTGCGTTTAAGAATTCGATATAATCTCTTTCAAATTCTTTTACTTTTTCTACAGGCACATCTCTTAATAAGTTTTTAGATCCAGCATAGATTATTGCTACTTGATCTTCTACTGTATAAGGATCGTTTTGTGCTTGCTTTAAGATCTCTACGTTACGTTTACCTTTTTCAATTACATTTAATGTTGCAGCATCAAGGTCTGATCCAAATTTAGCAAATGCTTCTAATTCACGGAACTGAGCTTGGTCTAACTTTAATGTACCAGATACTTTTTTCATTGATTTAATCTGAGCCGATCCACCTACACGAGAAACCGAGATACCTACGTTAATTGCTGGACGTACACCAGAGTTGAATAAATCTGATTCTAAGAATATCTGTCCGTCTGTAATAGAAATTACGTTAGTTGGGATATAAGCAGAAACGTCTCCAGCTTGTGTTTCGATAATTGGTAATGCTGTTAAAGATCCACCTCCTTTTACTACAGATTTTAAAGATTCTGGTAAATCGTTCATATTCTTAGCAATATCATCATCAGCGATCACTTTTGCAGCACGTTCTAATAATCTTGAGTGTAAGTAGAAAACGTCTCCTGGATACGCCTCACGTCCTGGTGGACGACGTAATAATAAAGATACCTCACGGTAAGCAACTGCTTGCTTTGATAAATCATCAAATACAATTAAAGCTGGTCTACCAGTATCTCTAAAATACTCACCTATTGCAGCACCTGTAAATGGCGCATAAACTTGCATTGCAGCAGGATCTGATGCATTTGCAGCTACAATAGTAGTGTAAGCTAAAGCTCCTTTTTCTTCTAAAGTTTTAGCAATGTTTGCAACTGTAGACGCTTTTTGTCCTACTGCTACATATATACAATATACAGGTTGTCCTGCATCGTAAAATTCTTTTTGATTTAAGATAGTATCTATACAAACTGTTGTTTTACCAGTTTGACGGTCACCAATTACAAGCTCACGTTGTCCACGTCCTACAGGAATCATGGCATCTACAGATTTAATACCTGTTTGTAATGGCTCGTTTACTGGTTGACGATAGATAACACCTGGCGCTTTACGCTCTAATGGCATTTCATAAGTATCACCAGAGATCGGTCCTTTTCCGTCTATTGGATTACCTAATGTATCTACAACACGACCAACAATTCCTTCTCCTACTTTAACAGATGCAATACGATTTGTACGTTTTACTGTAGATCCTTCTTTTACTCCTGTAGATCCACCTAATAATACGATACCAACGTTATCTTCTTCTAGGTTAAGTACAATACCTTCAGATCCGCCTTCAAACTCTACTAA from Mesoflavibacter profundi includes:
- the dut gene encoding dUTP diphosphatase; amino-acid sequence: MQIKIINKSNHALPHYETIASAGMDLRANIEEAITLKPLDRTIVKTGLFIELPIGFEAQVRPRSGLAAKKGITVLNAPGTVDADYRGEIGVILVNLSNEDFTIENGERIAQLVIAKHERAEWIEVETLSETSRGEGGFGSTGTK
- a CDS encoding oligosaccharide flippase family protein, whose protein sequence is MSGFKSLFKQTFIYGLATVLPRMLSFILVPLYTDPSVLSRAEYGEVSFIFAYFVLFNVVLAYGMETAFFRFFNKEENQKSVLNTSATSLTVSSFAVLGIAFLFRNQISSIIEIDLQYLNLVFLILLLDALVIIPFAWLRATSQPMKYAIIKILNVAVNLGLNVFLLVYLKDLAEINSIFNSIYKPKFEINYIFISNVIASALTLVWLLPFYRKVKFKIDIKLWKKMMNYALPVLIAGVAYSINETFDRILLKELLPENIADDQIGMYSACYKLALFMTLFATAFRLGIEPYFFSHSKTKDPQKNYAKILEFFIAFGAIILVTVVVFADIIKPIIIRSEAYYDAMWIVPFILLANFCLGIYHNLSVWYKITDRTKYGAFISVFGAVITLLINYILIPKIGFKGSAIATLCAYSLMMFLSYFYGRKYYPIPYNLKKIVIYLLVSISFSFIYFYNFRGNYFIGFTAIIVLLGIVFQLEKNEIKKLLK
- the atpA gene encoding F0F1 ATP synthase subunit alpha, translated to MAEVKPAEVSAILKQQLSGFEASASLDEVGTVLTVGDGIVRAYGLSNAQYGELVEFEGGSEGIVLNLEEDNVGIVLLGGSTGVKEGSTVKRTNRIASVKVGEGIVGRVVDTLGNPIDGKGPISGDTYEMPLERKAPGVIYRQPVNEPLQTGIKSVDAMIPVGRGQRELVIGDRQTGKTTVCIDTILNQKEFYDAGQPVYCIYVAVGQKASTVANIAKTLEEKGALAYTTIVAANASDPAAMQVYAPFTGAAIGEYFRDTGRPALIVFDDLSKQAVAYREVSLLLRRPPGREAYPGDVFYLHSRLLERAAKVIADDDIAKNMNDLPESLKSVVKGGGSLTALPIIETQAGDVSAYIPTNVISITDGQIFLESDLFNSGVRPAINVGISVSRVGGSAQIKSMKKVSGTLKLDQAQFRELEAFAKFGSDLDAATLNVIEKGKRNVEILKQAQNDPYTVEDQVAIIYAGSKNLLRDVPVEKVKEFERDYIEFLNAKHRGILDTLKAGKLTDEVTDTLTTVAKELSAKYKA
- a CDS encoding tetratricopeptide repeat protein translates to MKIKLYILYLFFGMLCIPQINYAQIDFNKAPDDDLGNFEDEFQEYFYEAMKQYGIENYDRAVQNLQKCLELDNSQIVIHYQLGKNYNQLKNFGAAEEALKEALKIQPGNEWVLDEMYHVYIQQKEYNKAIKTVRQLVKYHQDYKEDLANIYVQTGNFKDALKILDELDEEYGITDDRDLLRNRIYNATGRKKEQIENLEERVDKNPESEENYLKLIYRYSENNDKKKAFETAKKLLEIHPKSELVHLALYKYYLDEGSYDNAIQSMKIALQSSKINPDSKIKVLADFVKFVSANQQYEKDLVEITSMLTKIESSGKTLVELAQYYLVKGDKQKAISFYEKALQIEEENYGILRNIILLHIDLKQFEQAKERSQEGLEIFPSQPVLYLTHGVSLNYLNKPEQAIQTLEMGLDYIIEDVAMEKDFYNQLAKAYTAINNLTKAKAFKEKALQLQDTN
- the atpG gene encoding ATP synthase F1 subunit gamma, whose translation is MANLKEIRNRISSVSSTMQITSAMKMVSAAKLKKAQDAITAMRPYADKLTELLQSLSATLDADTGSKFAEQREVNKVLIVAISSNRGLCGAFNSNIIKQTNNLVDHVYANKEVSVLAIGKKVNDAFSKRGIVIDNQSDVFDDLTFDNVALIAQSLMDKFVTGQFDKIEIVYNKFKNAATQIVMTEQFLPIVPVQREENANLDYIFEPSKAEIVEELIPKSLKTQLYKGVRDSFASEHGARMTAMHKATDNATELRDQLKLTYNKARQAAITNEILEIVGGAEALNN
- a CDS encoding sugar phosphate nucleotidyltransferase, coding for MKIIVPMAGRGSRLRPHSLTVPKPLIPVAGQSIVHRLVKDIAKVLKQPITEVAFVLGDPAWFGDDVVDSLTDLATSLGAKSSIYRQDQPLGTGHAIMCAKDSLSGPAVIAYADTLIRADFNLDPEADSVIWVKQVDQPEAYGVVKLNDKKEIVELVEKPQQFVSDLAVIGIYYFKEVSQLKDQLQKVLDNNIINGGEYQINDGIKGMMADGKVFKTGEVSEWMDCGNKTITLDTNQRMLGFLQADGEEQLVSDSVKNENSTIIEPCYIGENVVLKNTTVGPFVSIGNNCVIENSTVKNSLIQNHTSIKNANLDEAMIGNHVKYDGKFTKISIGDYSVLE